Proteins from one Rosa chinensis cultivar Old Blush chromosome 7, RchiOBHm-V2, whole genome shotgun sequence genomic window:
- the LOC112177474 gene encoding uncharacterized protein LOC112177474: MEIASSVGTPLQLDATTKEQRFGYYARVLVDVNLLGALPTSIMVERENLCFPVGIEYENLPPQCTHCGLVGHEMKNCRQLKSKEVRARQTKLHQEYRVKNKLQVDNDGAAANKDQTINDVVRESEQGGRATHCEQGGKVTCFE, encoded by the coding sequence ATGGAAATCGCTAGCAGTGTTGGTACACCATTGCAGCTTGATGCGACAACTAAAGAGCAGAGATTTGGATATTATGCTCGAGTTCTAGTGGATGTTAACCTCCTAGGTGCACTTCCCACCTCGATCATGGTGGAAAGAGAGAATCTTTGCTTTCCAGTTGGGATTGAGTATGAGAATCTCCCACCTCAATGTACTCATTGCGGTCTTGTAGGGCATGAAATGAAGAATTGTAGACAACTGAAGTCCAAAGAGGTAAGGGCTAGGCAGACGAAGCTACACCAAGAATATAGAGTCAAAAATAAGTTGCAGGTTGACAATGATGGTGCTGCTGCTAACAAGGATCAGACTATCAATGATGTTGTCAGAGAGAGTGAACAGGGTGGAAGAGCCACCCATTGTGAGCAGGGTGGAAAAGTCACCTGTTTTGAATAG